Proteins encoded within one genomic window of Microbacterium soli:
- the atpE gene encoding F0F1 ATP synthase subunit C, translating to MDATTVLAAVNGSIATVGYGLAAIGPGIGIGIVVGKTIEGVARQPELAGRLQVLMWIGIAFIEALAFIGIATGFIFGYN from the coding sequence GTGGACGCAACTACGGTTCTCGCAGCTGTCAACGGCTCGATCGCGACGGTCGGCTACGGCCTCGCCGCCATCGGCCCCGGCATCGGCATCGGCATCGTCGTCGGAAAGACGATCGAGGGTGTCGCCCGTCAGCCCGAGCTCGCCGGCCGCCTGCAGGTCCTGATGTGGATCGGTATCGCCTTCATCGAGGCATTGGCCTTCATCGGCATCGCCACCGGCTTCATCTTCGGTTACAACTGA
- the atpB gene encoding F0F1 ATP synthase subunit A, whose translation MSLLAAASEGPTFHPPTIWDFFPPVIAFENTPFAFSRITLAQILATVILVLVFWLGTRRLRLVPGRFQSIVEMGFDFVRGGIAHDLLGRKDGDRYLPILMTIFFMILFMNLTGIIPGINIAGTSIIAVPLLLAIVSYITFIYAGVRKSPKGFVRNSLFPSGIPVFLQWFVALLEFLSTFIIRPVTLILRLLMNMMVGHLMLVLFFSATQFFVFGLSGWWASLGVFTGAFGLAFTLFEVIVAVLQAYIFAILTAVYIQLAIADEH comes from the coding sequence GTGTCTCTCCTTGCCGCCGCGTCTGAGGGTCCCACGTTCCATCCGCCGACGATCTGGGACTTCTTCCCTCCCGTCATCGCCTTCGAGAACACGCCCTTCGCCTTCAGCAGGATCACGCTCGCGCAGATCCTCGCGACGGTCATCCTCGTGCTCGTGTTCTGGCTGGGCACGCGCCGCCTGCGCCTGGTCCCCGGCCGCTTCCAGAGCATCGTCGAGATGGGCTTCGACTTCGTCCGCGGCGGCATCGCGCACGACCTGCTCGGGCGCAAGGACGGCGACCGCTACCTTCCGATCCTGATGACGATCTTCTTCATGATCCTGTTCATGAACCTCACCGGCATCATCCCGGGGATCAACATCGCCGGCACGTCGATCATCGCGGTACCGCTGCTGCTGGCCATCGTCTCCTACATCACCTTCATCTACGCCGGTGTGCGCAAGAGCCCCAAGGGCTTCGTGCGCAACTCGCTGTTCCCCTCCGGGATCCCGGTGTTCCTGCAGTGGTTCGTCGCCCTGCTGGAGTTCCTCTCGACCTTCATCATCCGCCCCGTCACGCTCATCCTGCGTCTGCTGATGAACATGATGGTCGGACACCTGATGCTGGTGCTGTTCTTCTCCGCCACGCAGTTCTTCGTCTTCGGCCTCAGCGGCTGGTGGGCGAGCCTGGGAGTCTTCACCGGAGCCTTCGGGCTCGCCTTCACCCTGTTCGAGGTCATCGTGGCCGTCCTGCAGGCCTACATCTTCGCCATCCTGACTGCGGTCTACATCCAGCTCGCAATCGCCGACGAACACTGA
- the epsC gene encoding serine O-acetyltransferase EpsC, with translation MSIISRALRHAREDIAAARRRDPAARSGLEVALLYPGLHAIWAHRVWHALWRRGLRLPARAGSQLTRWLTGIEIHPGARIGRRFFIDHGMGVVVGETAEIGDDVMLYHGVTLGGRTRDSGKRHPTLEDGVAVGAGAKILGPVVIGARSAVGANAVVIHDAPADSVLVGVPATARPRDADESVRALLSAPDYSI, from the coding sequence ATGAGCATCATCTCCCGGGCGCTCCGACACGCGCGAGAGGACATCGCCGCGGCGCGCAGGCGTGATCCCGCCGCCCGGAGCGGCCTGGAGGTGGCGCTGCTGTACCCCGGATTGCACGCCATCTGGGCCCACCGCGTCTGGCACGCGCTGTGGCGCCGGGGACTGCGTCTGCCCGCTCGGGCGGGGTCGCAGTTGACACGATGGCTGACCGGGATCGAGATCCATCCCGGCGCGCGGATCGGCCGGCGCTTCTTCATCGATCACGGCATGGGTGTCGTGGTCGGTGAGACGGCGGAGATCGGGGACGACGTCATGCTGTACCACGGCGTCACGCTCGGCGGCCGCACGCGGGACTCCGGCAAGCGGCATCCGACCCTCGAGGACGGTGTGGCCGTCGGCGCGGGGGCGAAGATCCTCGGGCCGGTCGTCATCGGCGCGCGCTCGGCCGTGGGCGCGAACGCCGTCGTCATCCACGACGCGCCGGCGGACAGCGTCCTGGTGGGCGTCCCGGCCACGGCGCGTCCGCGTGACGCCGACGAGAGCGTGCGCGCACTGCTGTCCGCCCCCGACTACTCGATCTGA
- a CDS encoding F0F1 ATP synthase subunit delta, translating into MGSATTQALAASADALAAASGVTLDTAAELFAAGRAIGDSAQLSGALADPTASAQARTALVSSVFAEASAPVRMLLTVVAGERWSRASDLVDGVEELAIRAAAVSAAKDDVAGELFGFSRIVAADPEFELALGSRLGDADAKAALVEQVLGGRAAPATVLIASSLVRRPRERRVRQLISRAIDIVSAQSGRTVATVFTATPLADAQETRLRDALARRYGGEISVNQVIDPEVVGGLRVQIADDVIDGSISARLAELRQKLAS; encoded by the coding sequence ATGGGCAGCGCGACCACTCAGGCACTCGCGGCATCCGCGGATGCGCTTGCCGCAGCGTCAGGCGTCACCCTCGACACCGCGGCGGAGCTGTTCGCAGCCGGCCGGGCGATCGGGGACTCGGCCCAGCTGAGCGGCGCGCTCGCCGACCCCACCGCGTCTGCTCAGGCGCGCACCGCGCTGGTCTCGAGCGTGTTCGCCGAAGCCTCGGCTCCGGTGCGCATGCTGCTGACGGTCGTGGCCGGCGAGCGCTGGTCCCGTGCGTCCGATCTCGTCGACGGCGTCGAGGAGCTCGCGATCCGGGCGGCCGCCGTGTCCGCGGCGAAGGACGATGTGGCGGGCGAGCTGTTCGGCTTCTCGCGCATCGTCGCAGCCGACCCGGAGTTCGAACTCGCACTGGGCAGTCGCCTCGGCGACGCCGATGCCAAGGCCGCCCTCGTCGAGCAGGTGCTCGGCGGCCGAGCGGCCCCCGCGACGGTGCTCATCGCCTCCTCGCTGGTGCGCCGGCCCCGTGAGCGCCGGGTGCGCCAGCTCATCAGTCGCGCCATCGACATCGTCTCCGCGCAGTCCGGGCGCACGGTCGCGACCGTGTTCACGGCCACGCCGCTCGCCGACGCGCAGGAGACGCGTCTTCGTGACGCTCTGGCACGCCGTTACGGGGGCGAGATCTCCGTGAACCAGGTGATCGACCCCGAGGTCGTCGGGGGTCTGCGCGTGCAGATCGCCGATGACGTCATCGACGGCAGCATCTCCGCCCGTCTCGCAGAACTCCGTCAGAAGCTCGCGAGCTGA
- a CDS encoding L-threonylcarbamoyladenylate synthase, whose protein sequence is MSTVFDCRDEAQILAGMRHARQAIARGELIVLPTDTVYGVAADAFSPAAVRRLLEAKGRGREMPPPVLVAGQEMMTALVEAVPDAVQKLVDAFWPGGLTIVMPSQPSLTWDLGETKGTVAVRMPDSRIALELLAETGPLAVSSANLTGRDAAVIAADAQEMLGDSVAVYLEEGYRDSGIPSTIVDATSLVGGDEATMRTVRILREGAVTRERLEEVLGDLLEPAEQTEEDEAVEAAAGAADTGGGSPVDEE, encoded by the coding sequence ATGTCAACTGTCTTCGATTGCCGCGACGAGGCGCAGATCCTCGCCGGTATGCGTCACGCCCGCCAGGCCATCGCCCGCGGCGAGCTGATCGTCCTTCCCACCGACACGGTGTACGGCGTCGCCGCCGATGCCTTCTCACCGGCCGCCGTACGGCGTCTGCTGGAGGCCAAGGGTCGCGGCCGGGAGATGCCACCGCCCGTGCTCGTCGCCGGACAGGAGATGATGACCGCCCTCGTGGAGGCGGTCCCGGATGCCGTGCAGAAGCTCGTCGACGCCTTCTGGCCCGGTGGACTGACGATCGTGATGCCGTCGCAGCCGTCGTTGACGTGGGACCTGGGGGAGACGAAGGGCACTGTCGCGGTCCGCATGCCCGACAGTCGCATAGCCCTGGAGCTGCTCGCCGAGACCGGTCCGCTGGCGGTGTCCAGCGCCAACCTCACCGGCCGAGACGCGGCGGTCATCGCGGCGGACGCGCAGGAGATGCTGGGCGATTCCGTGGCCGTCTACCTCGAGGAGGGGTACCGCGACAGCGGCATCCCCTCGACCATCGTCGACGCGACCTCGCTGGTCGGCGGGGACGAGGCGACGATGCGGACGGTGCGCATCCTCCGCGAGGGCGCCGTCACCCGCGAGCGGCTCGAGGAGGTTCTCGGCGATCTGCTGGAGCCGGCCGAGCAGACGGAGGAGGACGAGGCCGTCGAGGCTGCGGCGGGCGCGGCGGACACAGGCGGCGGAAGTCCGGTCGACGAAGAGTGA
- the cysK gene encoding cysteine synthase A yields MAGIHSDITTAFGDTPLVRLNRITEGLNATILAKLEFYNPASSVKDRIGIAMVDAAEASGQLKPGGTIVEATSGNTGIALAMVGAARGYRVILTMPGSMSKERRVLLRAFGAEIVLTDPHKGMTGSIEALQQVIADNPGAVWVRQFENEANPRIHRETTGQEILRDTDGEVDVVVAGVGTGGTVTGIGQALKAVKPDVKVVAVEPKDSPVLSEGHPGPHRIQGIGPNFVPDVLDRDVLDEVYPVEYEDSLHTARELAAKEGMLVGMSAGAAVSAALRIAERPESAGKTIVVVLPDTGERYISTALFEDLRDKPREKPKA; encoded by the coding sequence ATGGCCGGCATCCATTCCGACATCACCACTGCATTCGGCGACACCCCGCTGGTGCGGCTGAACCGCATCACCGAGGGCCTGAATGCGACCATCCTCGCCAAGCTGGAGTTCTACAACCCCGCCTCCAGCGTCAAGGACCGCATCGGCATCGCCATGGTCGACGCGGCCGAGGCATCCGGACAGCTCAAGCCCGGCGGCACGATCGTCGAGGCCACCAGCGGCAACACCGGCATCGCCCTCGCGATGGTCGGAGCAGCCCGCGGCTACCGCGTGATCCTCACCATGCCCGGCTCGATGTCGAAGGAGCGCCGCGTCCTGCTGCGCGCGTTCGGCGCGGAGATCGTGCTCACCGACCCGCACAAGGGCATGACCGGGTCGATCGAGGCTCTCCAGCAGGTCATCGCCGACAACCCCGGCGCCGTGTGGGTGCGCCAGTTCGAGAACGAGGCCAACCCGCGCATCCACCGTGAGACCACCGGACAGGAGATCCTGCGCGACACCGACGGAGAGGTCGACGTCGTCGTCGCCGGAGTCGGAACCGGCGGTACCGTCACCGGGATCGGCCAGGCGCTGAAGGCCGTCAAGCCGGATGTGAAGGTGGTGGCCGTCGAGCCGAAGGACTCCCCCGTGCTCAGCGAGGGGCACCCCGGCCCGCACCGCATCCAGGGCATCGGCCCGAACTTCGTCCCCGACGTCCTCGACCGTGATGTGCTCGACGAGGTGTATCCGGTCGAGTACGAGGACTCGTTGCACACTGCGCGTGAGCTCGCGGCCAAGGAGGGCATGCTCGTGGGCATGTCCGCCGGAGCGGCGGTGTCGGCGGCGCTGAGGATCGCCGAGCGCCCCGAGAGCGCCGGGAAGACCATCGTCGTGGTCCTGCCCGACACGGGCGAGCGCTACATCTCCACCGCACTGTTCGAGGACCTGCGCGACAAGCCGCGCGAGAAGCCGAAGGCCTGA
- a CDS encoding F0F1 ATP synthase subunit B — translation MLNALVTAAEEAPSPLIPQPYDIFWSAICFVIILVVFWKVAIPKLVAMLDERAAAIEGNIAKADEAQKQAEAALEEYTRQLAEARAEAGEIREAAREDGKRIVSEAKENAIAEAARVTAAATAQIEAERQAAFVSLRSEVGTLAIDLAGGVVGETLTDDARATAVVDRFLADLEKAAK, via the coding sequence ATGCTCAACGCTCTTGTCACTGCTGCGGAAGAGGCACCGAGTCCGCTCATCCCGCAGCCGTACGACATCTTCTGGTCGGCGATCTGCTTCGTCATCATCCTCGTGGTGTTCTGGAAGGTCGCGATTCCCAAGCTCGTCGCGATGCTCGACGAGCGCGCTGCGGCGATCGAGGGCAACATCGCCAAGGCCGATGAGGCTCAGAAGCAGGCCGAGGCCGCGTTGGAGGAGTACACCCGCCAGCTCGCCGAGGCGCGCGCCGAGGCCGGGGAGATCCGTGAGGCCGCCCGTGAGGACGGCAAGAGGATCGTCTCCGAGGCGAAGGAGAACGCCATCGCCGAGGCGGCGCGAGTGACCGCCGCCGCGACCGCGCAGATCGAAGCCGAACGCCAGGCCGCGTTCGTGTCCCTCCGCAGCGAGGTCGGCACGCTCGCGATCGACCTCGCCGGCGGCGTGGTGGGGGAGACCCTCACCGACGACGCCCGCGCGACGGCCGTCGTGGATCGCTTCCTGGCCGACCTCGAGAAGGCAGCCAAGTAA
- the prfA gene encoding peptide chain release factor 1: protein MFESVQTLIDEHRRVQEELSDPAVHADAARAKRVNRRYAELSRIVTAHEAWRAAEEDLDAARELSREDEAFAEEIPALEEELHVAQERLRRLLIPRDPDDARDVIMEIKAGEGGAESALFAADLLRMYIQYATHQGWKTELLERNESDLGGYKDVQVAIKGSSSDPSQGVWAHLKYEGGVHRVQRVPATESQGRIHTSTTGVLVFPEVDEPEEIHIDPNDLKIDVYRSSGPGGQSVNTTDSAVRITHLPTGIVVSMQNEKSQLQNREAGMRVLRARLLARQQEELEAAASDARRSQIRGMDRSERIRTYNFPENRIADHRTGYKAYNLDQVMDGALGPVIESCIEADEAHRLAALGGDPD from the coding sequence GTGTTCGAGTCCGTTCAGACGCTGATCGACGAGCACCGTCGGGTCCAGGAGGAGCTCTCCGATCCGGCGGTGCACGCCGACGCCGCACGGGCGAAGCGGGTCAACCGGCGCTACGCCGAGCTCAGCCGGATCGTCACCGCCCACGAGGCGTGGCGGGCGGCGGAGGAGGACCTGGACGCCGCGCGCGAGCTCTCCCGCGAGGACGAGGCCTTCGCCGAGGAGATCCCGGCCCTCGAGGAGGAGCTGCATGTCGCGCAGGAGCGGTTGCGCAGGCTGCTGATCCCACGGGATCCGGACGATGCGCGCGACGTGATCATGGAGATCAAAGCCGGCGAGGGCGGTGCGGAGTCCGCGCTGTTCGCCGCCGACCTGCTGCGGATGTACATCCAGTACGCGACGCATCAGGGCTGGAAGACCGAGCTGCTCGAGCGCAACGAATCCGACCTCGGCGGCTACAAGGACGTCCAGGTCGCCATCAAGGGCTCCTCGTCCGACCCGTCTCAGGGCGTCTGGGCGCACCTCAAGTACGAAGGCGGCGTCCATCGTGTGCAGCGCGTGCCCGCCACCGAGTCGCAGGGGCGCATCCACACCTCCACGACGGGTGTGCTGGTGTTCCCCGAGGTCGACGAGCCGGAGGAGATCCACATCGATCCGAACGACCTGAAGATCGACGTGTACCGCTCCTCCGGCCCCGGTGGCCAGTCGGTGAACACGACCGACTCGGCCGTGCGGATCACGCACCTGCCGACGGGGATCGTCGTGTCGATGCAGAACGAGAAGTCGCAGCTGCAGAACCGCGAGGCGGGTATGCGGGTGCTGAGAGCACGGCTGCTGGCGAGGCAGCAGGAAGAGCTGGAGGCCGCGGCATCCGACGCCCGTCGCTCGCAGATCCGCGGCATGGACCGCTCCGAGCGCATCCGCACGTACAACTTCCCGGAGAATCGCATCGCCGATCACCGCACCGGCTACAAGGCCTACAACCTCGATCAGGTGATGGACGGCGCGCTCGGACCGGTCATCGAGTCGTGCATCGAGGCGGACGAGGCGCACCGCCTCGCGGCCCTCGGCGGCGACCCGGACTGA
- the prmC gene encoding peptide chain release factor N(5)-glutamine methyltransferase: MPDSLSARLRAVAQQLADAGIGDPLVDAELLMGHVLGLGRGALQAAVVRGDGIGGADAARLDELAARRAAREPLQHLTGIAAFRHLELQVGPGVFVPRPETETVVQIAIDALLASGSPAPVAIDLGTGSGAIALAMATEVPFARVFAVERSVTAYAWAERNTADAENLTLVLGDLATAFEELRGTASVVISNPPYVPDDAIPRDPEVRLHDPAEALYGGPDGLDVIRVISRRARELLHPGGQLVLEHGESQGAAIRALLEADGWRSTATHEDLTRRDRATTALRR; the protein is encoded by the coding sequence ATGCCCGACTCGCTCTCCGCGCGCCTGCGCGCCGTCGCCCAGCAGCTCGCCGACGCCGGCATAGGCGATCCCCTCGTCGATGCCGAGCTGCTGATGGGACACGTGCTCGGACTCGGCCGTGGCGCGCTGCAGGCCGCCGTCGTCCGCGGCGACGGGATCGGCGGGGCGGATGCCGCGCGGCTGGACGAACTCGCGGCGCGCCGGGCGGCGCGCGAGCCGCTGCAGCACCTCACCGGCATCGCCGCGTTCCGCCATCTGGAGCTGCAGGTCGGGCCCGGGGTCTTCGTGCCCAGGCCCGAGACCGAGACGGTCGTGCAGATCGCGATCGACGCCCTGCTGGCCAGCGGCTCGCCCGCCCCCGTCGCCATCGACCTGGGCACCGGCAGCGGGGCGATCGCACTGGCGATGGCGACGGAGGTGCCGTTCGCCCGCGTGTTCGCCGTCGAGCGCTCCGTCACCGCGTACGCCTGGGCGGAGCGCAACACCGCGGACGCGGAGAACCTCACGCTCGTGCTGGGCGACCTCGCCACGGCGTTCGAGGAGCTGCGCGGCACGGCATCCGTCGTCATCTCGAACCCGCCGTACGTGCCGGACGACGCCATCCCGCGCGACCCGGAGGTGCGGCTGCACGACCCGGCCGAGGCGCTGTACGGCGGGCCGGACGGCCTGGACGTCATCCGTGTGATCAGCCGGCGCGCGCGGGAGCTGCTGCATCCCGGCGGTCAACTGGTGCTCGAGCACGGCGAGAGCCAGGGGGCCGCGATCCGTGCGCTGCTGGAGGCCGACGGGTGGCGGTCCACCGCCACGCACGAGGATCTCACCCGCAGGGACAGGGCGACCACGGCGCTGCGCCGCTGA
- a CDS encoding undecaprenyl/decaprenyl-phosphate alpha-N-acetylglucosaminyl 1-phosphate transferase, with translation MKQYLFTVILTASIAFALTWAVWRLSLRFKLYPGIRERDVHKTPKPRLGGVAMFVAIASAIVISAANPFFERMWSPPHTLWSILLATAVIAIVGVIDDLWDLDWMIKLAAQFLAAGIITAGGGLQVLSLPVGDMILVSPWVSVSITMLAIVVVMNAVNFIDGLDGLVAGVCLIANGIFFVYSYILTRDSGATSYFNLATFLAAVLIGACAGFLPFNWSPAKIFMGDSGALVLGLLMATSAIAVTTQGDVNAFDPERFGRSQLLGAFIPIVLPVVIVILPLLDFVLAVFRRMRAGKSPFAPDRKHLHHRMLDLGHRDRDVVLVFYAWTAVISLGVLLMYIATRQDWPGGYIVGIVFGAIGTAACLVVTLMPSRHRLTAHPVQPPASSAPPENGASEPAAPPTPLPDSADSTPTEPR, from the coding sequence GTGAAGCAGTACCTGTTCACGGTCATCCTCACGGCATCGATCGCCTTCGCGCTGACGTGGGCGGTCTGGCGGCTGAGCCTGAGGTTCAAGCTGTATCCGGGCATCCGCGAACGCGACGTGCACAAGACGCCCAAGCCGAGGCTGGGCGGTGTGGCGATGTTCGTCGCGATCGCCTCGGCCATCGTCATCTCGGCGGCGAACCCCTTCTTCGAGCGGATGTGGTCTCCGCCGCACACGCTGTGGTCGATCCTCCTCGCGACGGCCGTGATCGCCATCGTCGGCGTGATCGACGATCTGTGGGACCTGGACTGGATGATCAAGCTGGCCGCGCAGTTCCTGGCCGCCGGCATCATCACCGCGGGCGGCGGGCTCCAGGTGCTGTCGCTGCCGGTGGGGGACATGATCCTCGTCTCCCCGTGGGTCAGCGTCTCGATCACCATGCTCGCCATCGTCGTCGTGATGAACGCCGTGAACTTCATCGACGGGCTCGATGGTCTGGTCGCCGGCGTGTGCCTGATCGCCAATGGCATCTTCTTCGTCTACTCGTACATCCTCACCCGCGACTCCGGCGCGACGAGCTACTTCAATCTCGCGACGTTCCTGGCCGCGGTGCTCATCGGTGCGTGCGCGGGCTTCCTGCCGTTCAACTGGAGCCCGGCGAAGATCTTCATGGGCGACTCCGGTGCGCTCGTGCTGGGACTGCTGATGGCGACCTCGGCCATCGCCGTGACGACGCAGGGCGACGTCAACGCGTTCGATCCGGAGCGCTTCGGGCGCTCCCAGCTCCTGGGCGCGTTCATCCCCATCGTGCTTCCGGTGGTGATCGTCATACTGCCACTGCTGGACTTCGTGCTGGCGGTTTTCCGCCGCATGCGCGCGGGGAAGTCGCCGTTCGCTCCCGACCGCAAGCATCTGCACCACCGGATGCTGGATCTCGGCCACCGTGATCGCGATGTCGTCCTCGTGTTCTACGCCTGGACGGCGGTGATCTCGTTGGGCGTGCTGCTGATGTACATCGCCACGCGACAGGACTGGCCCGGCGGCTACATCGTCGGCATCGTGTTCGGGGCCATCGGCACGGCCGCCTGCCTGGTCGTCACTCTCATGCCGTCCAGACACCGTCTGACCGCCCACCCCGTACAGCCACCGGCATCCTCGGCGCCGCCCGAGAACGGGGCCTCGGAGCCCGCTGCTCCGCCGACCCCGCTGCCGGATTCCGCCGACTCGACACCCACGGAGCCCCGATGA
- the atpA gene encoding F0F1 ATP synthase subunit alpha yields the protein MAELSISPDVIRDALKNFAAAYEPSAAVATEVGTVIDAADGIAHVEGLPGVMANELVTFADGTKGLALNLDEHEIGVVVLGDFTGIEAGQEVTRTGEVLSVPVGDGYLGRVVDPLGNPIDGLGAIATDGVRELELQAPGVMQRKSVHEPMQTGIKAIDAMIPVGRGQRQLIIGDRQTGKTALAIDTIINQKANWESGDVNKQVRCIYVAIGQKGSTIASVKGALEEAGALEYTTIVAAPASDPAGFKYLAPYTGSAIGQHWMYDGKHVLIVFDDLSKQAEAYRAVSLLLRRPPGREAYPGDVFYLHSRLLERCAKLSDELGAGSMTGLPIIETKANDVSAYIPTNVISITDGQIFLQSDLFNANQRPAVDVGISVSRVGGDAQVKSIKKVSGTLKLELAQYRSLEAFAMFASDLDAASRRQLARGARLTELLKQPQYSPYPVEEQVVSIWAGTNGKLDTIEVEDVLRFERDLLDYLRRNTSILETLRETNVLDDDTVAELDKQTDAFILEFQGGKGQPIGAPGHEEHAAAEAEDVNQEKIVKGRRA from the coding sequence ATGGCAGAACTATCGATCAGCCCCGACGTCATCCGTGACGCGCTGAAGAATTTCGCGGCCGCCTACGAGCCCAGCGCCGCCGTGGCGACCGAGGTCGGGACCGTCATCGACGCGGCCGACGGCATCGCCCACGTCGAGGGGCTGCCCGGCGTCATGGCCAATGAGCTCGTCACCTTCGCCGACGGCACCAAGGGCCTGGCGTTGAACCTCGACGAGCATGAGATCGGCGTGGTCGTCCTCGGTGACTTCACCGGCATCGAGGCCGGGCAGGAGGTCACCCGCACCGGCGAGGTCCTCTCCGTTCCGGTCGGTGACGGCTACCTCGGCCGAGTCGTCGACCCGCTCGGCAACCCCATCGACGGGCTCGGTGCCATCGCCACCGATGGTGTGCGCGAGCTCGAGCTGCAGGCGCCCGGTGTCATGCAGCGCAAGTCGGTGCATGAGCCCATGCAGACCGGCATCAAGGCCATCGACGCCATGATCCCCGTCGGTCGCGGACAGCGTCAGCTGATCATCGGCGACCGCCAGACGGGCAAGACCGCGCTGGCGATCGACACGATCATCAACCAGAAGGCCAACTGGGAGTCCGGCGATGTCAACAAGCAGGTGCGCTGCATCTACGTCGCCATCGGCCAGAAGGGCTCGACCATCGCCTCGGTGAAGGGCGCGCTCGAGGAAGCCGGGGCCCTGGAGTACACCACGATCGTGGCGGCACCCGCGTCCGACCCCGCCGGCTTCAAGTACCTCGCCCCGTACACCGGCTCGGCCATCGGCCAGCACTGGATGTACGACGGCAAGCACGTGCTGATCGTGTTCGACGACCTGTCCAAGCAGGCCGAGGCGTACCGAGCCGTGTCGCTCCTCCTGCGTCGTCCGCCGGGGCGCGAGGCCTACCCGGGTGACGTCTTCTACCTGCACTCCCGTCTGCTGGAGCGTTGCGCGAAGCTGTCCGATGAGCTCGGCGCCGGTTCGATGACGGGTCTGCCCATCATCGAGACCAAGGCCAATGACGTCTCGGCGTACATCCCGACCAACGTGATCTCCATCACCGACGGCCAGATCTTCCTGCAGTCCGACCTGTTCAACGCCAACCAGCGTCCTGCCGTCGACGTCGGCATCTCGGTCTCCCGAGTCGGCGGTGACGCACAGGTCAAGTCGATCAAGAAGGTTTCGGGAACGCTGAAGCTCGAACTCGCGCAGTATCGTTCGCTCGAGGCGTTCGCGATGTTCGCCTCCGACCTCGACGCCGCCTCGCGTCGTCAGCTGGCACGCGGTGCGCGCCTGACCGAGCTGCTCAAGCAGCCGCAGTACTCGCCGTACCCGGTGGAGGAGCAGGTCGTCTCGATCTGGGCCGGCACCAACGGCAAGCTCGACACCATCGAGGTCGAGGACGTGCTGCGCTTCGAGCGCGACCTGCTCGACTACCTGCGTCGCAACACGAGCATCCTCGAAACCCTGCGCGAGACGAACGTCCTCGACGACGACACCGTCGCGGAGCTCGACAAGCAGACCGATGCCTTCATTCTGGAGTTCCAGGGCGGCAAGGGGCAGCCCATCGGCGCCCCCGGCCACGAGGAGCACGCCGCCGCCGAGGCGGAGGATGTCAACCAGGAGAAGATCGTCAAGGGTCGTCGCGCGTAA
- a CDS encoding F0F1 ATP synthase subunit gamma: MGAQLRVYKQKISSAQTTKKITKAMELIAASRIQKAMARVKASTPFARAVTRAVSAVATHSNVDHPLTREPERITRSAVVIFSSDRGLAGAFNSQILREGLEVAELLREQGKEPVFYLVGRKAVGYFQFRGIASAAEWTGDTDTPSFHTAEEISHTLLDAFSRGGEGGGVDEITLVYNRFVSMMTQSPENVRLLPLEIAEADDSEAGSTVYPLYEFEPDAETVLDAILPVYIQSRVFNALLQSSAAKQAATQKAMKSASDNADKLITDYTRLRNNARQAEITQQIAEIVGGADALASS, translated from the coding sequence ATGGGCGCTCAACTCAGGGTCTACAAGCAGAAGATCTCTTCTGCTCAGACGACCAAGAAGATCACGAAGGCGATGGAGCTCATCGCGGCTTCGCGCATTCAGAAGGCCATGGCGCGCGTCAAGGCGTCCACGCCCTTCGCGCGTGCCGTGACGAGGGCCGTGTCCGCCGTCGCGACGCACTCGAACGTCGACCATCCGCTCACCCGCGAACCCGAGAGGATCACCCGCTCCGCGGTCGTCATCTTCTCCTCGGACCGCGGGCTGGCGGGAGCCTTCAACTCGCAGATCCTCCGTGAGGGTCTCGAAGTCGCGGAGCTGCTGCGCGAGCAGGGCAAGGAGCCGGTGTTCTACCTGGTGGGCCGCAAGGCCGTCGGCTACTTCCAGTTCCGCGGCATCGCGTCCGCGGCGGAGTGGACGGGCGACACCGACACGCCGTCCTTCCACACCGCGGAGGAGATCTCGCACACGCTGCTGGACGCCTTCTCCCGTGGGGGCGAGGGCGGCGGTGTCGACGAGATCACGCTGGTGTACAACCGCTTCGTCAGCATGATGACGCAGTCGCCGGAGAACGTGCGACTGCTGCCGTTGGAGATCGCGGAGGCCGATGACTCGGAGGCGGGCAGCACCGTGTACCCGCTGTACGAGTTCGAACCCGACGCCGAGACCGTGCTGGACGCGATCCTGCCGGTGTACATCCAGAGCCGCGTGTTCAACGCACTGCTGCAGTCCTCTGCCGCCAAGCAGGCCGCGACGCAGAAGGCGATGAAGTCGGCCAGCGACAACGCCGACAAGCTGATCACCGACTACACCCGCCTGCGCAACAACGCGCGCCAGGCCGAGATCACCCAGCAGATCGCCGAGATCGTCGGTGGCGCCGACGCACTGGCATCCAGCTGA